The Natrinema saccharevitans genome includes the window GGGCCACGAGGCCGACGACGGTGAGGAGTCGATACGTCCCGCGAGAGCGGTCGCCCTCGTCGGCGCGTCGGAGCGAGTACCGGCCATAGAGTCGGCCGCTGCCGTAGCCGACGGCGAGCAGTCCGAACCAGAGCGCGAGTAAGCCGAGCATACGCGACCGTTGCAGTTGGAAATATTATAAGATCGGTGATCGCTCCGCTCACTCCGATGAGGAAAAGCACATGTCTCGAGGGTGTGTGGGACCCGGTATGTTCGAGAAGTCGACGTGGATCCGCCTCCCGCGAAACGTCGTGGTCGGCCACGGCGTTCGCAGCGACGTCGTCGACGTGGTCGACGATCTCCACCTGCAGGGGCGGCCGCTGTTCGTCACGAGTCCGACGCCCCGCGAGGTCGCCGCCGATCCAATCGCGGCCGACTTCGAGGCCGCCGGGATCGACCCCGCGATCGTCACGATCGAGAAAGCGACCTTCGACGCCGTCGAGCGGGTGATAGAGGTCGCCGAGGCCGAGGGTGCGTCCTATCTGGTCGGCATCGGCGGCGGGAAGGCCATCGACATCGCGAAGTTGGCCAGCCACCACCTCGAGATGGGCTTTCTCTCGGTCCCGACGGCCGCGAGCCACGACGGGATCGTCAGCAATCGGGGATCGGTGCCGGACGGCGACTCCCGACACAGCGTCGCCGCCGAACCGCCGCTGGCGGTCGTCGCCGACACCGGGATCCTCGCCGAGGCCCCCTGGGAGCTGACCACCGCCGGCTGTGCCGACATTATCTCCAACTACACCGCCGTCATGGACTGGCGGCTCGCCCAGCGGCTGCAAGACGTCGAGTACTCCGAGTACGCCGCCGCGCTCTCGGAGATGACCGCCGAGATCCTGGTCGACAACGCCGACCTCATCCGGCCGGGTCTGGAAGAGTCGGCCTGGGTCGTCACCAAGGCGCTGATGTCCTCCGGCGTCGCGATGAGCATCGCCGGCTCCTCGCGGCCGGCCAGCGGGGCCGAACACCTCTTTTCCCACCAGCTCGATCGACTGGAACCCGACGCGGCCCTGCACGGCCATCAGGTCGGCGTCGGCTCGATCATGACCGCCTACCTCCACGGCGGCGACCGGGGAATCTGGCGCGACATCCGGGAGGCGCTGGCGAGTATCGACGCGCCGACGACCGCGGCGGAACTGGGGATCGACGACGAGACCGTGGTGGAGGCCTTGACGACCTGCCACGAGATCCGCGATCGCTACACGATCCTCGGCGGCGGGATGAACGAGCGGGCCGCTCGAGACGTGGCGACGAAAACGGGCGTCATCGACTGACCGACGCGACGGAGCGATTCGTGGGCCGAGTCGCCCTCGAGGACGAGTTATCCGAGGTCGGCCCGCTGGAACTGCCAGATGCCAAGCGCGAGCGGGACGGCGAGCCAGGCGAGCAAGACGACGAGCATCGTCTCCCCCTGCAGGAACCACGGCAGGTCCGGCGGGATGGTGTTGAATCCGTCGGGGAACGCGAGCCCGGTCGCGTTGACGTACGCCGCCGTCGGACTGATCAGCGACTGCACGAACATGATCTGGTTCACCGAGACCTCGAGGCCCGCGAGGTCGTTGAGCAGGTAGTCGATCGCCAGTTGGAGCGGCCCGAACACGTTCAACACGCTCGTGACGAAGAAGAAGGCGATCGAGCCGCCCATCGCACGCGACCGGGAGGCCGTCGCGGCCGAGATCGCGATCGCGACGGCGACGTAGGTCAGCGCGTACAGGACCGTCAACGCCGCCATGAGCGCGAACGTGTCCATCTCGGGCGAGGGGTACCACGCCAGCGTGAGCGCGCCGCCGATCAGGAACGCGAGCAGGATCGACGCGCTGACGACGGCCGTCCGGGTCACGAACTTCCCGAGGACGACGTCGGTGCGGCTGTTGGGGATCGACAGGAGGTACTTGATCGCGCCGGACTCGCGCTCGCCGGCGATCGAGAGATACGCCGTCACGAGCGCGATCAGCGGGATGAACATCGCGCCGACGGCGGTCAGGTTCCAGAGCGCGTTCAGGATGGACGGGTCCGGTCGGTTGTTCTGCCCGAAGTACACCAGCAACAGCATGAACAGGGTGTACAACGCGCCGACGAACCAGACGATCTTGGCCCGGCGGACGTCGAGGAAGTCCTTCCTGGCGACGTCGAGGGTACTCATGCCGTCACCTCCGGCGCCGCGGCGTCTTCCTCGCGGCCGCCGTTCGTGTACGTGTTGAACAACTGCTCGAGCGAGACGTCCTCGGAGACGATGTCGCGGACGGTCGTCGCGTCGGCGACGTGTTCGACGACGTCGATCTTGACCGAGGGGTCGGCGCAGGTCGCGGTGATCGTTCCGTCCTCGACGGTGACCGAGCGGACGCCGTCGAGGGCCTCGAGCGCGAGGTCTCCGGGGACGGACTCGACCTCGAGCGAGATGGGCACGCCGAGATCGAGTTCGCCCTGGAGGTCGTCGAGGGTTCCGGTCGCGACCAGTCGCCCCTCGTTCATGATGCCGATGCGGTCACAGACCGCTTCGACCTCCCCGAGGATGTGACTCGAGAAGAAGACGGAGGTGCCGCGGTCGGCCTCGTCGGCGATGATCTCGCGCATCTCCTGCATTCCGGTGGGGTCGAGTCCGGAGGAGGGCTCGTCGAGGATCAGGAGGTCGGGATCGCCGACCAGCGCCATCCCGAACCCGAGGCGCTGGGCCATTCCCTTCGAGTACCCCCCGGCGGGGCGGTCGCCGTCCGCGGGGGTGAGGCCGACCCGCTCGAGGATGGCGTCCGGATCGTCGTCGGTGCCTTTCGTGTCGATGACCCACTCGAGGTGTTCACGCGCGGTGAGCCGGTCGTAGAGGGTCGCGCCTTCGGGGAGGACGCCGATCCGATGGCGGATCTCGCCGGTCTCCGACTGGGCGTCGAGTCCGAGGACCGTCGCCGAGCCCTGGGTCGGTCGGACGAAGTCCAGCAGCATGTTGATCGTCGTCGACTTGCCGGCCCCGTTCGGGCCGAGGAAGCCGAACACTTCACCGTCCGCGACGGTCAGGTCGAGGTCGTCGACGGCGAGGACCGAGTCGCCGTACCGCTTGGTCAGCGAGGTCGTTCGAATGGCGGCCATACCTGTCAGTCCGTCATCGAATCAAGTATAGCTTTTGTAATAATCTCTCGAACAGATTCGGCGACGAGCGGCCGATCAGACGTGTTCGTCGAGGAAGTCCGCGATCCCGCTGTAGGCCTCGATGCGGTTCTCGAGTTTCGAGAAGCCGTGGCCTTCGTCCTCGAAGATGAGCGTCCGGACGGGAACGCCCTGCTCGGCCGCCCGATCGGCGATCTGTTCGGCCTCCCCGACCGGGACGCGGGGGTCGTTCTCGCCGTGGAGGACGAACAACGGGGCCGCGATGTTTTCGACGTTGTTGATCGGCGAAATCTCCTCGAGGAACTCGCGGTCCGCGGCGAGGCTGCCGTACTCGGCTTCCCGCAACTCGCGCCGCCAGTCGCCCGTGTTCTCGAGGAAGGTGACGAAGTTGGCGATCCCGACCACGTCGATCCCGGCGGCCCAGAGATCCGGGTATTCGGTCAGCGCGGCAAGCACCATGAAGCCGCCGTAGGAGCCGCCTTTGGCGGCGATTCGATCGGGATCGACCGCGGGGTGGTCCTGCAGCCACTCCACGCAGGCCCGGACGTCGGCGACCGAGTCCATCCGGTTCTCGACGTCGTCCAGCGCCGCGTAGTCGGACCCGTAGCCCGACGAGCCCCTGACGTTTGGCTCGAAGTAGGCGTACCCCCGATCGAGGAAGTACTGCTTGACGGAAGAGAACGAGGGGCGGCGCTGGCTCTCGGGGCCGCCGTGGATGTCGACGATGACCGGCGTCTCGCCCTCGGTGTACTCGTCCGGGAGGGTGAGAAAGCCGGGGACCTCGAGACCAGCGTGGGACTCCGGAGGAGTCCCACTGGCTGACGGGCGCTGCCCGTCAACGCCGAAACTCTCGACGCTCACGAGATCGGAGCCGTCGAACGATTCGCGGGGGATGCCCGCGGTCGGCGCGTCCGTCCAGCGCTCGGCGTCGCCCGTCTCGACGTCGACCACGAAGACGTTCGTGTTGACCGTGTCGCCGCTCGTCGAGCAGGCGAACCGCTCGGCGTCGGGGTCGAAGCTCACGCCGCCGGCCACCCCGCCCGGCAGGTCCGGTTCGGGGAAGGTCTCGTAGTCGGTCGGTTCGTCGGGATCGAACGCCCCGACGGTCAACTCGGTGTAGCCCTCGACGTTGCGCGAGCAGACGAACCGGCCGGTCTCGTCGTCCAGCGCGATCCCGTCGACGTTCCACTCCCCTCCGTCGATGACCGTCTCGAGGTCGTTGGTCTCCGGGGCGCTTCGCGCCTCGCCCTC containing:
- a CDS encoding S9 family peptidase, producing the protein MSYDIERYLNIRSAYGGSFGPEGDRLSFLMDTTGTSQVWTLEGAREWPEQRTFYDERVTFASWSPERPELIFGMDEGGNERVQLFRLDAETGEIENLTAMPDAKQRCGSGSRNDPRARIARAKHRWGGWSHDGERFAFTSNRRDESVFDVYVQGRNEYGDDAELVCEGDGWLSLSGWSPDDSRLLVSQAYSNFDQDLYVLDLERDEPTLDHLTPHEGDVRYQSASWAPDGEGIYLVTDEGDADTLYLAYLGLEGEARSAPETNDLETVIDGGEWNVDGIALDDETGRFVCSRNVEGYTELTVGAFDPDEPTDYETFPEPDLPGGVAGGVSFDPDAERFACSTSGDTVNTNVFVVDVETGDAERWTDAPTAGIPRESFDGSDLVSVESFGVDGQRPSASGTPPESHAGLEVPGFLTLPDEYTEGETPVIVDIHGGPESQRRPSFSSVKQYFLDRGYAYFEPNVRGSSGYGSDYAALDDVENRMDSVADVRACVEWLQDHPAVDPDRIAAKGGSYGGFMVLAALTEYPDLWAAGIDVVGIANFVTFLENTGDWRRELREAEYGSLAADREFLEEISPINNVENIAAPLFVLHGENDPRVPVGEAEQIADRAAEQGVPVRTLIFEDEGHGFSKLENRIEAYSGIADFLDEHV
- a CDS encoding ABC transporter permease subunit, producing MSTLDVARKDFLDVRRAKIVWFVGALYTLFMLLLVYFGQNNRPDPSILNALWNLTAVGAMFIPLIALVTAYLSIAGERESGAIKYLLSIPNSRTDVVLGKFVTRTAVVSASILLAFLIGGALTLAWYPSPEMDTFALMAALTVLYALTYVAVAIAISAATASRSRAMGGSIAFFFVTSVLNVFGPLQLAIDYLLNDLAGLEVSVNQIMFVQSLISPTAAYVNATGLAFPDGFNTIPPDLPWFLQGETMLVVLLAWLAVPLALGIWQFQRADLG
- a CDS encoding ABC transporter ATP-binding protein; protein product: MAAIRTTSLTKRYGDSVLAVDDLDLTVADGEVFGFLGPNGAGKSTTINMLLDFVRPTQGSATVLGLDAQSETGEIRHRIGVLPEGATLYDRLTAREHLEWVIDTKGTDDDPDAILERVGLTPADGDRPAGGYSKGMAQRLGFGMALVGDPDLLILDEPSSGLDPTGMQEMREIIADEADRGTSVFFSSHILGEVEAVCDRIGIMNEGRLVATGTLDDLQGELDLGVPISLEVESVPGDLALEALDGVRSVTVEDGTITATCADPSVKIDVVEHVADATTVRDIVSEDVSLEQLFNTYTNGGREEDAAAPEVTA
- a CDS encoding NAD(P)-dependent glycerol-1-phosphate dehydrogenase; this encodes MFEKSTWIRLPRNVVVGHGVRSDVVDVVDDLHLQGRPLFVTSPTPREVAADPIAADFEAAGIDPAIVTIEKATFDAVERVIEVAEAEGASYLVGIGGGKAIDIAKLASHHLEMGFLSVPTAASHDGIVSNRGSVPDGDSRHSVAAEPPLAVVADTGILAEAPWELTTAGCADIISNYTAVMDWRLAQRLQDVEYSEYAAALSEMTAEILVDNADLIRPGLEESAWVVTKALMSSGVAMSIAGSSRPASGAEHLFSHQLDRLEPDAALHGHQVGVGSIMTAYLHGGDRGIWRDIREALASIDAPTTAAELGIDDETVVEALTTCHEIRDRYTILGGGMNERAARDVATKTGVID